Proteins from a genomic interval of Methanoplanus endosymbiosus:
- a CDS encoding secondary thiamine-phosphate synthase enzyme YjbQ, giving the protein MEHYILNIETAGEGDIIDITPDVQKLLSESRLSDGIVNIFCEGSTAAITTIEYEPGVLEDLNRALNVIAPADAEYKHDLAWGDGNGRSHVRAAIIGPSLTVPFRDKSLLLGTWQQIVLLELDVRNKRSRKVHCTLLGDLGSLFRNSV; this is encoded by the coding sequence ATGGAGCACTATATCCTGAATATCGAGACCGCAGGTGAGGGTGACATAATTGATATCACTCCGGATGTGCAAAAACTGCTCTCTGAGAGCAGACTTTCGGATGGCATTGTAAACATCTTCTGTGAAGGCTCAACGGCCGCTATAACAACAATAGAGTACGAGCCCGGAGTCCTTGAAGACCTGAACAGGGCACTCAATGTAATCGCCCCGGCTGATGCTGAATATAAACACGATCTCGCATGGGGTGACGGCAACGGCAGATCGCACGTCCGGGCGGCAATAATCGGTCCGTCACTGACAGTGCCTTTCAGGGATAAGAGTCTTCTCCTCGGCACATGGCAGCAGATTGTTCTCCTTGAACTTGATGTCAGAAATAAGCGGTCAAGAAAAGTCCACTGTACTCTCTTAGGAGATTTAGGTTCTCTCTTTAGAAATTCAGTATAA